The sequence below is a genomic window from Aureispira sp. CCB-E.
ACCTCCCAAATTCAACCTTATCGGCTTCTGAGGTCTTGGATCAAATTCAGAACTTCTATACCATATGGTCATTTGGGTTAATCATCTTTGGTCTTCATTTGCTTTTTTTGGGATTTATTGCTCTACGAGAAACTCCTGTACCCAAAACAATCAGTTGGCTTTTGTTAATTGCTGCTGTTGGTTATCTATTTAATAATATTGCCAGTTTGAGTAGCGACCATTATCTACACTACAAGCCAATTGTAGAAATGATTTTTAGTTTACCAATGATTTTTGGGGAGCTTGGGCTCGGTATTTGGCTTATTGTTCAAAACAATAAAAAAAGCTAGATGCGCTATTTCTTAGAAGCAACCCTTTTTCGAATTCGACTCAAAGACTCTGGTGTCACCCCCAAATAACTTGCAATTTGATGCTGTGGGACTCGATGCAACAAGTCTGGTTGATTTTTTAACAAATCGCAGTAACGTTTTTCGGGTGAGGAACTTATAAAGTTTGCAAATTGTTCTTGAGTTTTACCAAATCCTTGCTCCAACAACAGTCGAATAAATGCTTCTAATTTAGGATGTTGCTGATACATTGCCTGTTCTTGTGTTGGATTACCAACTAGTAAGATACAAGCTTCTACACAGACTAAATAATGCGTTGAAGGACTTTGTTCTGCGTAACTTGTAAAAGAAACGGCGGCTTGTTTTTCTGTATAAAAAGCAGTCGTCTTTTCTTCCCCATCTACTAGGTAATATTGGCGAATGCAGCCTTCTAACACAAAAAAACATTTGTCTGCAATTTCGCCCTCTTTTAACAACAATGTGCCTTTAGGGAAAGCCTCTATATGAAGTTGTGCAGCGATTTCCTCCATTTCTGTTGTTGTAAAAAACTCAAATTGAGCCATGTATTCTATAATTTTCTCCTTCATTTTTACCAGAATTTTGTTGAAACAACTAGATACAGTTTACTAAGTTACTCAATCAAAACAAAACCTGCCCAGTAAAAAGGGCTATACTTTTCTTGCATTTCCTTTTGCGCCAATTTCAACGCTTGTTTAGCAGAGCCTGTTTGTAAATAATGCTCATAAAAAACGCCCATCAATTCTGCTGTTTCTTTGTCGGGGATTCGCCATAACGTCACCAACATTTGGCGTACACCTGCCGATTTTAAAGCTCTCTGTAAGCCAAAAATACCTTCGCTATCATATACATCGCCCAGTCCAGTCTCACAAGAAGATAAAACTACTAAGTCTGTTTTATACAAGTCCAAATTTGATATCTCATAGGCGGTCAAAACCCCATCGTCTAAGCCTTCTATTGGGCGTTTGCCTTGCCACACTCGGTTGGCTCCTGTCAAAATCAAACCAGAGCGCATCAAAGGATTTTGTGCATAAATAATTTGTTTGTAAAATTCCTTGGAACCGACAGGGCTTGGAGTCAAAGGTCTGAAAAAATAGCCATGTGTGGCGATGTG
It includes:
- a CDS encoding Crp/Fnr family transcriptional regulator; its protein translation is MKEKIIEYMAQFEFFTTTEMEEIAAQLHIEAFPKGTLLLKEGEIADKCFFVLEGCIRQYYLVDGEEKTTAFYTEKQAAVSFTSYAEQSPSTHYLVCVEACILLVGNPTQEQAMYQQHPKLEAFIRLLLEQGFGKTQEQFANFISSSPEKRYCDLLKNQPDLLHRVPQHQIASYLGVTPESLSRIRKRVASKK